In Scatophagus argus isolate fScaArg1 chromosome 3, fScaArg1.pri, whole genome shotgun sequence, one genomic interval encodes:
- the si:dkeyp-97e7.9 gene encoding DEP domain-containing mTOR-interacting protein encodes MERTSSIRRKAMARQHKGEVMIAGEQLRLRLHDGKLIKDRRYHLRTYPNCFVAQELVDWLVSHKEAPDRATAVCLLQHLMDHDIIHHVCDKRTVFKDAKLLYRFRKDDGTFPFNTEVKIFMRGQRLYEHLIGEKNSILQLREEHGVAYQRSFPGCKLIDWLIQNGEAESRRRGLELCRALQEHGIIQHVAKKHDFFDSGLLYQFCINFRRRRRLSELLNESEQDDSEDAPVSTQEDNHTDSPFVLRKSQLQEDNSAFHSVGSSTDLKQVTSGRRGSLNSLQLHSSGFSPLVQLPSTSVVRCNPKSVLRRNFTCEELLAPGAPFIKKVLTVIGDALGWGFVVRGMAPCYVQAVDPGSPAAAAGVKVRQFLCQVNGRCVLYLDYRTVSRLVMTGTRTVVLEVMEPLE; translated from the exons ATGGAGCGAACAAGTAGCATTAGGAGAAAAGCCATGGCCAGACAGCATAAAGGAGAAGTCATGATTGCTGGAGAACAACTCAG GTTGAGGCTTCACGACGGAAAGCTGATCAAGGACCGACGCTACCACTTGCGCACGTATCCCAACTGCTTTGTAGCACAGGAACTCGTAGACTGGCTCGTGAGCCATAAGGAAGCCCCAGATCGAGCAACCGCGGTCTGCCTCCTGCAGCACCTCATGGATCATGATATCATTCACCATG TCTGTGATAAGAGGACAGTATTCAAGGATGCCAAACTGCTGTACCGTTTCCGTAAGGACGATGGCACATTTCCCTTCAATACTGAGGTGAAGATCTTCATGCGAGGCCAACGACTGTATGAACA TCTCATAGGGGAAAAGAACTCCATCCTGCAGCTACGAGAGGAACATGGCGTTGCATATCAGCGCTCTTTTCCTGGCTGCAAGTTAATTGACTGGCTCATCCAGAACGGAGAGGCGGAGAGCCGACGTCGGGGACTGGAGCTGTGTCGTGCATTGCAGGAGCATGGCATCATTCAGCACG TGGCAAAGAAGCACGACTTCTTTGACAGTGGACTGCTCTACCAGTTCTGCATTAATTTTCGCCGCCGTCGCCGCCTATCTGAACTCTTAAATGAAAGTGAACAGGATGACAGCGAAGATGCACCAGTGTCGACACAAGAGGACAATCATACTGACAGTCCATTTGTTCTGCGAAAAAGTCAGCTTCAGGAAGACAACAGTGCTTTCCattctg TGGGGTCCAGCACAGACCTGAAACAGGTTACCAGCGGGCGTAGAGGCAGCTTGAATTCCCTTCAGCTTCACTCATCTGGATTTTCACCTCTTGTCCAGCTGCCTTCTACTTCAGTGGTGAGATGCAATCCTAAATCAG TACTCAGAAGAAATTTTACATGTGAAGAGTTACTGGCACCTGGTGCACCCTTCATCAAGAAAGTATTGACG GTGATAGGAGATGCCCTGGGCTGGGGTTTTGTTGTCAGAGGCATGGCTCCCTGTTATGTGCAAGCTGTTGACCCTGGAAGCCCAGCAGCAGCGGCTGGAGTTAAG GTGCGGCAGTTCTTGTGCCAGGTGAATGGGCGCTGTGTTCTCTACCTGGACTACAGGACAGTCTCCAGACTGGTGATGACAGGAACTCGCACTGTTGTACTGGAAGTTATGGAACCACTAGAATGA
- the mafbb gene encoding v-maf avian musculoaponeurotic fibrosarcoma oncogene homolog Bb, which translates to MTAEAHSHLGLQKNTMDFVSDFDLMKFGVKKEAVQGIDRSFIGPCSQLQRPDSVSSTPGSTPCNSVPSSPNLNPNEQRNNPGGNHFWIPNNGGYPQQMYPESFGLTPEDAMEALIGATGQQGHPSAPHGHHPPPFQADYEGYGHLNEPVQHYPGLPGHPDMQGIPSSHCQDPYLKDDMGCASPQSPETQQILSEHQLLQQPHSRHDRRSNAEAHFSDEQLVSMSVRELNRLLRGLSKDEVMRLKQKRRTLKNRGYAQSCRFKRVQQKHILEHEKTSLVSQVEQLKHELNRLIRERDAYKLKCEKLSGANCYHETGSTSDSPSSPEYLM; encoded by the coding sequence ATGACCGCTGAGGCGCACTCACATTTGGGACTGCAGAAAAACACCATGGACTTCGTCAGCGACTTCGACTTGATGAAGTTCGGCGTCAAGAAGGAGGCAGTGCAGGGGATAGACAGGTCCTTCATCGGGCCCTGCAGCCAGCTCCAGAGACCAGACTCCGTTTCCTCCACCCCTGGCAGCACACCTTGCAACTCAGTACCCTCATCGCCAAACCTCAATCCGAACGAGCAGAGAAATAACCCCGGGGGAAACCACTTCTGGATACCCAACAACGGGGGTTACCCTCAGCAGATGTACCCCGAAAGTTTTGGTCTGACACCCGAGGACGCAATGGAGGCCCTAATCGGCGCCACGGGGCAACAGGGACATCCATCTGCGCCCCACGGTCACCATCCGCCACCCTTCCAAGCTGATTATGAAGGGTACGGCCACCTGAACGAGCCTGTCCAGCACTATCCGGGACTGCCGGGTCACCCCGACATGCAAGGCATCCCCAGCAGTCACTGCCAAGACCCTTATCTGAAAGATGACATGGGGTGCGCGTCCCCCCAGTCGCCGGAGACCCAGCAGATCCTCAGTGAGCACCAGCTCCTCCAACAACCGCACAGCCGCCACGACAGGCGATCCAACGCCGAAGCTCACTTCTCAGACGAACAGCTGGTGTCCATGTCCGTCAGGGAGCTCAACCGGCTCCTCAGAGGCCTCAGCAAGGACGAGGTGATGCGCCTGAAGCAGAAGCGCCGGACCCTGAAAAACAGAGGTTATGCACAGTCCTGTCGCTTCAAGCGCGTCCAGCAGAAACATATTTTGGAGCACGAAAAGACCAGCCTGGTGTCACAGGTCGAGCAGCTGAAACACGAACTGAACAGGCTGATCCGGGAGAGGGATGCATACAAACTCAAATGCGAGAAACTGTCCGGTGCAAACTGTTACCACGAAACTGGCTCGACCAGTGACAGTCCTTCCTCACCCGAGTATTTAATGTGA